The Lolium rigidum isolate FL_2022 chromosome 1, APGP_CSIRO_Lrig_0.1, whole genome shotgun sequence region TCGCACCACCACGTCCCGCTCGACTCGCGCAGGCGGTTCCTGCCCCGTGACCATGGGCGGGTCAgcttggccactggccggctggcCGGCGTCCAGCTCCGGTGAGGTTGGCCTCCACGCCACTCGCAGCAGAGGACTCGCGCCGTCGTGCGGCTGTAGCATTTGGCGTCCACCGTGGTAGCAGTCGCCTTCCACCATGGTAGCAATCGGCGTCCACCATGGTAGCAACGCTGAaccgtcgccggagaagatcACCAGAACTCTCGCAGCATCCCAGTCCGCCGCTAGCAGCACCGATGACCGCCGGTAGTAGCATTGCCGGCAATCGCTTGCAGCACCCTGCAAATTCGTTGGCGGCGCCGCCGTTGACAGGCGGTAGCGACGCCGCAATTCCTTTGTAGCAACTCGGGGAGCCGGTCGGAGCAACGCCGGGCGCCGCTCGCAGCAACGCCTCTGATGGACGGTAGCGTCACCGCCATTCCTCTGTAGTACCGCCGGATGCCAGACGCAGCAACGCCGCTGATGTACTGTAGCAACGCCGTGCGCCGGTGGGAGCAACGCCGTGCGCCGGTGGGAGCAACGCCGTGCGCCGCTAGCAGCAACGCCTCAGATGGACAGTAGCCGCCGCCATTCCTCTGTATCACCGGCGGGCGCCGCTCGCAGCAGCAACGCCGGTGATGTACTGTAGCGCCGCAGAGCGCCGGTGAGAGCAAGGCCGTGCGCCGCTAGCAGCAAACGCCGGCTGCCGCTACGAGCACCCGCTACATGGTTCGCCGTCCGCCGGGTCCCCGCGTCACCTCGTTGTAGACGCGACGAGGAGGTTGAGGAGAGCATCTCGCCGGAGGTAGAGGCTTTGCCGGACGTCCCTGAGGCAGACGGCAGCAGGGCGAGCTCGAGGCCGGCGGCATGGCGGGGAGGCGGGGAGCGGCGCGCAGCGGAGACGAGCTCATGCTATGGTGGCAGGGGTATCGGCGGGTGCTGTGTATGGACGAGCTCTCGCCTTATCCTCTCGATTGGgatgaggaagcggtggaggagagaaGATGTGCAGGACGACAACGCGTGGTGAAGAGATAAGGTGCTGAGGGAGGCTGACGTGGCAAGTTTATGTCCGCGCGATCGGGCCGATCGAACGTCGCGCGACGCGGAGGAAACCAACGACGGATCCCCCGGGGGAACGCCAGCTTTTTCCAAATGGGTGAGGTGAATTTAAGCTCAAACCGCACCGTCAAAAATAAGAAGAGCTCAAACCAGACACCTACACCGAATATCCAAGATCTGGAGGCACCTGGATGCAACTTTCCCAGACCGAGTCTACGAGCGGCCAAAGCACAAAACGGCAGCAGCAAAGGACAGTCGCAGCGCAGCCCATTCCAAGACAGCAGCACAAAAGGGAACCAATCAGCCAATCCCCCACACTCCGCCCCGCCCCGCGCCGCAGCGACAGCCAACTCCCTACaccgccggccgcctcctcgtcgccgtctcctctcctcctctccgcgccgccgcccgaggtACACCCTCCCCCCGATCTCTCCCCGCAGCGGCATTCGCCCGTCGGATCTGGCCTGCCCCGCGCGCCGGCCTTTCCTACTTGTTTTACCCAGCACTGTTTTGGGGATTTCCGGGGGTTAGATAGATCTCGCCGAATTTGGTGGTGAAATGGCGGGGGTTACCGCTTCCGCGCCCCGCCCGGGTAACGGCCGGGGAGCGAGCAGCGGCGGGGCTGGAGATCTGTGCGGCGTTCGGAGTTCGGTGCGGAACTAGCGGTTTCGGTGCGGTAGGTTGAAATCTTAGGCAGTGGATGGGATCACGCTAGCCATCAGGGTCGGCGAAATCCGGTGCTGCTACCTCCACGCTTGGCGATGCTTCGGTTGTTGAGTCGGCTGTACCAAGTCAGTGATCCAGTTTACATTCAGTTCCAGTGTGCCGGTACGGTACTTCTAGCTATTTTGCGTTTGCTATACTAGGTTTCGAGTAGAGCTCCCTGATGCACACAGTGTAGTGGAACCGACTCTCATCTCTCATGGGTCCAATAGCTTTGGTGAAACCAGATTTAGTGTAGACCAGTTGTACTAGTTTTTGTAGCTTTGCATAGTTGCATTTTCATATTGTTGTTTGGTGGAATGGCTTCGGTTGCTGAGTCGGCTGTACCAAGCCAGTGATCCAGTTCATATTCAGTTCCAGTGTGCCAGTGCTTCTAGTTCTAGCTATCATGCGTTTGCTATAGTAGGTCTCGAGTAGAGCTCCCCAGTCCCCACAGTCTACTGGAACCAACTCTCATCTCTCATGGGTCCAATAGCTTTGGTGAAACCTAATTTATAATGTAGACCAGTTGCACTAGTTTTTGTAGCTTTGGATAGTTGCATTTTCTTCATATTGTTGTTTGGTGGAATGGCTTACTATTGTCTGCCCGTACATTACAAAAAATGCTCCACACAATGATCGCTGATACCCCACACTATTTTTCTGTGTAATTGCTAGGAGAAACTGCATTTTACTCGTTTTGTTCTTATTATCCCTATTTTGGGCTATCAATGCAGGTTGTGAGTATGTCAGATAGCGCGTTGCAAGACCTCAAGTCAGCTCAGCCAGCTGGGCTGGAGAAAAGCAAAGATTCTTCCGTGGAACCCTGCAATGCTAAGCCTGTGTTGAACGGCAGCAAATGTGTCAAGAAGGAAGAGAAGGCTCTGCCTGAATGTCCTGATGTTACCAATGGATGCGACGTTGCAGCTGTAGATGTTGAGTACATTGATTCTGAGAATCTCACTGATCTCCCGGATGTTGTCGCAAGCCTTAGCGTATGCCACTAGCTGTTCATCATTTTCATGATTTCTTGTTGGTGCGTTACAGCTAAACAAAAAAATCTCTGCCCTAAggtttttccattttttgtttttcgACAGACTCTGCTTGCAAGGTTGGAGTCAAAGGACTGGGTTAAGACATGTGAAGCTCTCAACAATGTTCGTCAGCTGGCCATATATCACAAGGAAAGGTTGCAGGAGCTGCTGTAAGTTGTTTCCTTGTTTTTGCCGTAGCTTCTGTTAGCTTCTGATATCATTTGTCTTTCCAGAATGCTGTGGAACTACAGTACAACTGCTATATATTGATTGTGTTAATACCATTTGTCCATCCAATAATTCTATGATATTACATTACATCTCTTATACTGACTATGTGCTATAAATGCAATTTCCAGGGAGCCTCTAGTTCCTCTCGTTGTGAAATCTGTTAAGAATCCAAGGAGTGCTCTATGTAAAACCGCGCTTATGACCTGCGCTGACATCTTTAAGGCGTATGGTGAACTAATGGTCGACTCAATTGACCTTCTGGTGTGTTTCTACTCTTCCCACTATATGATGTTCACTAGTGCACTTGTTTAGTTTCCGCATGATGATTATATGTACAAACCATGAAGTCTCTCAAAACATCATGCGTGTTATATGTGTTTGCAGCTGATGCCGCTATTTCTGAAATCTTCACAAGACAAGCGCTTCGTTTGTGAAGCTGCTGAGGCAGCCCTTACGTCAATGACAAGCTGGATCTCCCCTTCTGTATTGTTACCTAAAATGCAGCCCTACCTCAAGAACAGGAATCCACGGATTAGAGCAAAGGCATCTGTTTGTTTCAGCAACAGTGTACCACGCCTTGTAAGTGAAACCCTGTGAGACCACTATTTTTTTGGTCCCAGTTATTGTTAAACTATCTCCAAGTGATTCTTAGAGAAGCCAAAGGATTAATTAAATACACCACATAGTAATGCTCAGCTAGATACAGTCGTACGTATGGATGTTTTGACTTCCTTGTGCTATTCTTCCTGTCCATGGGCTCAGTTAGAATTTCCATTCAACTTCTTCCAGGACTTTGTAGTTTATTTACATATGCAAATACTTGGTTTGAATTTTCTGCGTCATAATATGAAGCTGGAGTTTAGCTTCAGATGATATAGCGGACACGGTAGAACTTTTGATATGTTCAGAACAGTAGTGGCAAATGTATGCTTAGCTGTATGTTCAAAGAGTTTCACAATTTTCTACTCCGTACTCATTTTCAGTAGGGCCACTATTTGCTGGAAATTGATCATAGAAATTGTTATGTGGTGGGGCTCTGCATGTACTGACCAACCACTCTTGGTTGCTGTTCTGAATATGAGGAATAGAATGCTCCAGTTGCTCTACACCAGTAACTTTTTTTTCTTCTATCCAGGGTGTTGAAGGAGTCAAAGAATATGGAATGGATAAGCTCGTCCAGGTTGCAGCAACCCAGCTCAGTGACCAGCTTCCTGAATCAAGGGAGGCTGCGCGCAAGCTGTCACTGGAGCTACAAGCATTCTACGAGAGGTCTCAAGCCTCAAGTTCAGGCGAAGGTGACAGCACATCTGCTACCTCACCAGAAGCTGAATCCTGGGAGGCTTTCTGCCAATCTAAGCTTTCCACACTAAGCGCCCAAGCCATCCTTCGGGCCACTGTGGGTGTCCCTGTTGCCCC contains the following coding sequences:
- the LOC124706183 gene encoding uncharacterized protein LOC124706183 isoform X2: MGGSAWPLAGWPASSSGEVVSMSDSALQDLKSAQPAGLEKSKDSSVEPCNAKPVLNGSKCVKKEEKALPECPDVTNGCDVAAVDVEYIDSENLTDLPDVVASLSTLLARLESKDWVKTCEALNNVRQLAIYHKERLQELLEPLVPLVVKSVKNPRSALCKTALMTCADIFKAYGELMVDSIDLLLMPLFLKSSQDKRFVCEAAEAALTSMTSWISPSVLLPKMQPYLKNRNPRIRAKASVCFSNSVPRLGVEGVKEYGMDKLVQVAATQLSDQLPESREAARKLSLELQAFYERSQASSSGEGDSTSATSPEAESWEAFCQSKLSTLSAQAILRATVGVPVAPKETGIPVALKEAGIALKEGGISIAVKEGTVLVAPKEDGAPVAPKEGATALGC
- the LOC124706183 gene encoding uncharacterized protein LOC124706183 isoform X1 codes for the protein MQLSQTESTSGQSTKRQQQRTVAAQPIPRQQHKREPISQSPTLRPAPRRSDSQLPTPPAASSSPSPLLLSAPPPEVVSMSDSALQDLKSAQPAGLEKSKDSSVEPCNAKPVLNGSKCVKKEEKALPECPDVTNGCDVAAVDVEYIDSENLTDLPDVVASLSTLLARLESKDWVKTCEALNNVRQLAIYHKERLQELLEPLVPLVVKSVKNPRSALCKTALMTCADIFKAYGELMVDSIDLLLMPLFLKSSQDKRFVCEAAEAALTSMTSWISPSVLLPKMQPYLKNRNPRIRAKASVCFSNSVPRLGVEGVKEYGMDKLVQVAATQLSDQLPESREAARKLSLELQAFYERSQASSSGEGDSTSATSPEAESWEAFCQSKLSTLSAQAILRATVGVPVAPKETGIPVALKEAGIALKEGGISIAVKEGTVLVAPKEDGAPVAPKEGATALGC
- the LOC124706183 gene encoding uncharacterized protein LOC124706183 isoform X3, with the protein product MLRLLSRLYQVVSMSDSALQDLKSAQPAGLEKSKDSSVEPCNAKPVLNGSKCVKKEEKALPECPDVTNGCDVAAVDVEYIDSENLTDLPDVVASLSTLLARLESKDWVKTCEALNNVRQLAIYHKERLQELLEPLVPLVVKSVKNPRSALCKTALMTCADIFKAYGELMVDSIDLLLMPLFLKSSQDKRFVCEAAEAALTSMTSWISPSVLLPKMQPYLKNRNPRIRAKASVCFSNSVPRLGVEGVKEYGMDKLVQVAATQLSDQLPESREAARKLSLELQAFYERSQASSSGEGDSTSATSPEAESWEAFCQSKLSTLSAQAILRATVGVPVAPKETGIPVALKEAGIALKEGGISIAVKEGTVLVAPKEDGAPVAPKEGATALGC